The following coding sequences are from one Planctomycetaceae bacterium window:
- a CDS encoding glycosyltransferase family 2 protein, giving the protein MVKVSIIIVSWNVKNDLLNCLSSLQKNRPSFTFEQIVVDNNSTDQTVSAVRQQFPDVAVIENRENQGFAKANNLGIEIAKGEYVFLLNPDTIVHPNAMEILVKFLDENPDVGACGPKLLNEDGTIQRSVRRFPTFRGVLYGQTICRMLGLFRSHHRKWMMRDFNYDRQIDVDQIMGAAMMIRRLLIKKTGGMDANYFMYLEEVDLCYAIKQTGSRIVFLPNAVITHLGGRSSSQSPIRRLMMLESMTSFFRKHRKGFATGIFIAIFKIGIILRNICHLILDIFTFAIAAVIFDKTRINKAKGNMKLHALLLTKYLWRIITM; this is encoded by the coding sequence ATGGTGAAAGTTTCAATAATTATAGTAAGCTGGAATGTTAAGAACGATTTATTGAATTGCCTTTCATCTCTGCAAAAAAACAGACCTTCTTTCACTTTTGAGCAAATTGTTGTCGATAATAACAGCACCGACCAAACCGTCTCGGCCGTCAGACAGCAATTTCCGGATGTTGCAGTCATTGAGAACAGGGAAAATCAAGGTTTTGCAAAAGCCAACAATCTGGGAATAGAGATAGCCAAAGGCGAATATGTCTTCCTGCTGAATCCCGACACAATCGTGCATCCGAACGCCATGGAGATTTTAGTAAAATTTCTGGACGAAAATCCAGATGTAGGAGCCTGCGGCCCGAAATTACTCAACGAAGATGGAACCATTCAAAGGTCTGTCAGAAGATTTCCCACTTTCAGAGGCGTTTTATACGGCCAGACAATCTGCAGAATGCTCGGCCTTTTCCGCAGCCACCATCGAAAATGGATGATGAGAGATTTCAACTATGACCGCCAGATAGATGTTGACCAGATTATGGGCGCTGCGATGATGATTAGGCGTTTACTGATTAAAAAAACAGGCGGTATGGATGCAAACTACTTTATGTACCTCGAAGAAGTCGATTTGTGTTACGCAATCAAACAAACCGGCAGCCGGATAGTTTTTCTGCCAAACGCAGTCATAACGCACCTTGGCGGACGTTCATCATCTCAATCGCCGATAAGAAGGCTTATGATGCTCGAGAGTATGACTTCATTTTTCAGGAAACACCGTAAAGGTTTCGCGACAGGAATATTCATCGCCATTTTCAAGATTGGCATCATTTTGCGGAATATTTGCCACTTAATACTCGACATTTTCACTTTTGCGATTGCCGCCG